One genomic region from Syntrophales bacterium encodes:
- a CDS encoding glycogen/starch synthase: MPLVAFYFQLHQPFRLHPDGDKFLWEEKNREVFIKVADKCYLPAVRMFVQLVKENPSFKIALGLSGTFLEQAEQYRPDVVGALQELMDAGASGSQVEILDETYYHSLTSLFEDPKKKEFLAQILLHREMIKRVFGIFPTSFRNTELMYNNDIAGVVAEMGYKAMLCEKRDDMYRRDGEVISPNTVFRAQNTEMIVIPRNRELSDDIAFRFPHNPISPDQYARYLSLIDGEVVLLGYDFEHIGEHIWEESGIFDFWKGLPGALKNYPNIVPATPTEIGLQFRDVDCPVVDIHGLSTSSWADAGRDTFGWLGNPTQYELFKDIERLENHAKRAGGDLLKRWRYLTTSDHVYFLHERIGEDHAVHAYFNPYGGSIAQPTHILTRKIDKLEVAVKRFDVIKKREKTAILIISPETGRLPEDMGNLARFISGKSGGQGEVVSALCEGLTERGLEVHLAILNLKKRFQRELQMSEVQWREARYRIDPENIHLISSSLFADNLSAYSGDPIATAAEFQKETIKNIIKTVRAQSGNRLILHTHDWMAGGAIVAYAKATGLPILHTVHNIFTSLIPFDLFEGIDMDRIGELMYRSEKDGKPCIDAQATAIKNATMINFVGERFLQEVVEDYFLDRELVPQSVRNEVKEKFRHGVVRSIINAPSSLMYPEHCEALVRKYGPDDDVIEAKQKNMLEFQRRMGLRDDPEAILLYWPSRLDAFQKGVELIEQIVQKFAETHQDVQFAFVGDGIGADRTHVDILGRIAYASGGRIAYQPFDEALSLLGYAAAHDVFGASLYEPCGQIDQVGNIFGATATNRDTGGYHDKIHELRLQEDGASLDFGNGFLFHDYDAGGLWYGLEKSVAFHRHPAEVRRRHIITIMRYARERYSLGHMIAEYIAIYEKLNGGRPLV, encoded by the coding sequence ATGCCGCTTGTCGCTTTTTACTTCCAGCTTCACCAGCCTTTTCGCCTCCATCCCGACGGCGATAAATTCCTCTGGGAAGAGAAGAACCGGGAGGTATTCATCAAGGTAGCCGACAAGTGCTATCTTCCCGCCGTACGGATGTTCGTGCAGCTTGTTAAAGAAAATCCCTCGTTCAAGATCGCCCTGGGGTTGTCGGGAACCTTCCTTGAGCAGGCCGAGCAGTACCGTCCGGATGTGGTCGGCGCGCTGCAGGAATTGATGGATGCCGGCGCCAGCGGAAGCCAGGTGGAAATACTCGATGAGACCTATTACCACTCGCTTACCAGCCTGTTCGAAGACCCCAAGAAAAAGGAGTTCCTGGCGCAGATCCTGCTGCACCGGGAGATGATAAAAAGGGTCTTCGGCATTTTTCCGACCTCCTTTCGCAATACCGAACTCATGTACAACAACGACATCGCCGGGGTCGTGGCCGAGATGGGCTACAAGGCTATGCTGTGCGAGAAGCGCGACGACATGTACAGACGGGATGGCGAAGTGATTTCCCCTAACACTGTTTTCCGAGCTCAAAACACCGAGATGATAGTTATCCCGCGCAATCGGGAATTGAGCGATGATATTGCCTTCAGGTTTCCTCACAATCCAATCAGTCCCGATCAATACGCGCGTTATCTTTCTCTGATTGATGGAGAGGTGGTACTGCTCGGATATGATTTTGAACATATTGGCGAGCATATCTGGGAAGAGTCTGGCATTTTTGATTTCTGGAAGGGGCTGCCCGGCGCCTTAAAAAATTATCCCAACATCGTGCCGGCGACACCAACCGAAATAGGCCTTCAATTTCGTGATGTTGACTGTCCGGTTGTCGACATCCACGGACTTTCCACCTCCTCTTGGGCGGATGCCGGCCGCGACACCTTCGGCTGGCTCGGAAACCCGACTCAGTATGAACTGTTTAAGGATATTGAAAGGCTGGAGAATCATGCCAAAAGAGCGGGGGGAGATCTTCTCAAGCGTTGGCGGTATCTGACAACCTCGGATCACGTCTATTTCCTGCATGAAAGGATTGGCGAAGACCACGCCGTCCATGCCTATTTCAACCCTTATGGCGGTTCGATCGCCCAACCTACCCATATTCTCACCAGGAAGATCGATAAACTTGAGGTTGCCGTAAAGCGCTTTGATGTGATCAAAAAACGGGAAAAAACTGCCATCCTGATCATCTCTCCGGAAACAGGCAGGCTGCCGGAGGATATGGGGAACCTCGCCCGGTTCATCTCCGGAAAGAGCGGCGGCCAGGGTGAGGTTGTCTCCGCTTTGTGCGAGGGTCTTACCGAGCGGGGTTTGGAGGTGCATCTTGCCATATTGAATCTCAAAAAGCGTTTCCAGCGCGAGTTGCAGATGAGCGAGGTGCAATGGCGGGAGGCGCGCTACCGGATTGATCCGGAAAATATCCACCTGATCAGTTCCTCGCTCTTCGCCGATAACCTGAGCGCCTATTCCGGCGATCCGATTGCCACGGCGGCGGAATTCCAGAAGGAGACCATAAAAAATATCATCAAAACCGTACGCGCCCAGAGTGGCAACCGTCTGATCCTGCACACGCACGACTGGATGGCGGGAGGCGCAATAGTTGCCTATGCCAAAGCAACCGGACTGCCCATTCTGCACACGGTGCATAACATCTTTACCTCGCTGATTCCGTTTGATCTTTTTGAGGGAATCGATATGGACAGGATAGGCGAGCTGATGTATCGCTCGGAAAAAGACGGCAAGCCCTGTATTGACGCCCAGGCGACGGCAATAAAAAACGCGACGATGATCAATTTCGTGGGCGAGCGGTTTTTACAGGAGGTCGTGGAGGATTATTTTTTAGACAGGGAGCTGGTGCCGCAAAGCGTCCGCAACGAGGTTAAGGAGAAGTTCCGGCATGGCGTTGTGCGTTCTATCATCAATGCCCCCTCCTCGCTTATGTATCCGGAACATTGCGAAGCGCTGGTCCGAAAATATGGCCCTGACGACGATGTAATAGAGGCAAAACAGAAAAATATGCTCGAATTCCAGCGGAGAATGGGATTGAGAGATGACCCGGAGGCGATCCTTCTTTACTGGCCTTCCCGCCTGGATGCCTTTCAAAAAGGGGTGGAGCTTATCGAACAGATTGTCCAGAAATTTGCCGAAACGCACCAAGATGTGCAATTTGCCTTTGTTGGCGACGGAATCGGCGCCGATCGGACGCATGTGGATATTTTAGGGAGAATTGCCTACGCTTCCGGAGGACGGATCGCTTATCAACCCTTTGATGAGGCCTTGTCGCTTCTGGGTTATGCCGCCGCACATGATGTATTCGGGGCGTCGCTGTATGAGCCGTGTGGACAGATTGACCAGGTTGGAAACATCTTCGGAGCGACAGCCACTAACCGCGACACCGGGGGCTACCATGACAAAATACATGAATTGCGGCTTCAGGAAGACGGAGCTTCGCTTGATTTCGGCAACGGCTTTCTTTTCCATGATTATGACGCCGGCGGATTGTGGTACGGTCTGGAAAAAAGCGTCGCTTTTCACCGGCATCCAGCGGAAGTAAGAAGGCGGCATATCATAACAATTATGCGATATGCGCGGGAGCGCTACAGCCTCGGACACATGATCGCCGAATATATCGCCATTTACGAAAAGCTCAACGGCGGACGTCCGCTCGTTTAG
- a CDS encoding amidohydrolase encodes MQIVDTIILGGRVLLMDDINTVLPEGAVAIEGENIVAVAPVAEIKSRFTGHQEIEAQDSLVMPGLINSHTHAAMTCFRGIADDMELMEWLNRYIFPAEARNVDPELAYRGSLLACAEMIRSGTTTFCDMYIFEEETARAAKEAGVRCLVGEVLFDFPSPNFQTPEEGLLYTRKLLEKWAGDSLVRIVVEPHSLYTCSPSLLKDAKALADEFRAPYATHLLENRTEAKQLQEKFGKPAMKFLEEIGFLSERFTAFHCVAMNEEDIRVFADHGCRVVHNPESNMKLASGIAPVVAMRKQGIPVGLGTDGCASNNDLDIFHEMDTAAKLAKVASLDPTALPALDVIRMATCEGARALGLEHETGSLEVGKKADIIIIGLNEPHLTPLYNEYSQIVYAAAGADVDTVFINGKMVMRNRKLLTIDEQEAMERVRDIAVRVRKSL; translated from the coding sequence ATGCAAATCGTTGATACAATTATTCTGGGAGGACGGGTTCTCCTGATGGATGATATAAACACCGTTCTGCCCGAAGGAGCGGTTGCGATAGAGGGCGAAAATATCGTCGCCGTTGCCCCGGTTGCGGAAATAAAAAGCCGTTTCACGGGACATCAGGAGATTGAAGCTCAAGATTCGCTGGTGATGCCGGGGCTGATAAACTCTCACACCCATGCGGCAATGACCTGTTTCCGCGGAATCGCCGACGACATGGAATTGATGGAATGGCTGAACCGCTACATCTTTCCGGCCGAGGCGCGAAATGTTGATCCGGAGCTTGCCTATCGGGGAAGCCTTCTGGCCTGCGCGGAGATGATCCGCTCCGGGACGACGACATTTTGCGATATGTACATCTTCGAGGAAGAGACAGCCCGTGCGGCCAAGGAAGCGGGCGTGCGCTGTCTGGTCGGAGAGGTTCTTTTTGATTTTCCTTCGCCGAATTTTCAGACGCCGGAAGAAGGGTTATTGTACACAAGGAAACTACTGGAGAAATGGGCCGGCGATTCGCTGGTGCGGATCGTCGTCGAACCGCACTCTCTTTACACCTGCTCCCCTTCCCTGCTCAAAGATGCCAAAGCGCTTGCCGATGAATTCAGGGCGCCCTATGCAACGCATCTGCTTGAAAACAGGACGGAAGCAAAACAGCTCCAGGAAAAATTCGGCAAACCGGCAATGAAATTTCTCGAAGAGATCGGCTTTCTGAGCGAGCGCTTCACCGCCTTTCACTGTGTGGCAATGAATGAAGAAGATATCCGGGTCTTTGCCGATCATGGCTGCCGGGTAGTGCATAATCCGGAAAGCAACATGAAACTTGCCTCTGGCATTGCTCCGGTAGTGGCAATGCGTAAACAGGGCATCCCCGTTGGACTGGGAACCGACGGCTGCGCAAGCAACAACGATCTGGACATATTTCACGAAATGGATACGGCGGCAAAGCTGGCCAAGGTCGCCTCTCTTGATCCAACCGCTCTGCCGGCGCTCGACGTGATAAGAATGGCAACCTGCGAAGGCGCCCGCGCCTTGGGGCTGGAACATGAAACCGGTTCGCTGGAGGTCGGTAAAAAGGCTGACATCATTATCATCGGGTTAAACGAGCCGCACCTGACCCCGCTCTACAATGAATATTCACAGATCGTCTATGCGGCAGCCGGCGCCGATGTGGATACCGTATTCATTAACGGCAAGATGGTCATGCGGAACAGAAAACTGCTGACAATCGACGAACAGGAGGCGATGGAGCGGGTAAGAGATATTGCCGTGCGGGTTCGAAAAAGCCTGTAA